A region from the Rhodospirillales bacterium genome encodes:
- a CDS encoding 50S ribosomal protein L18 yields the protein MAKSKVLFGRRKKRIRRYIARSGGRRPRLSIFRSGRHIYAQVIDDHKGVTLAAASTLEKESRARLKKGANVAAAGEIGKLIAERALKAGIKNVVFDRGGYRYHGRIKALADAARAGGLSF from the coding sequence ATGGCCAAATCGAAAGTTCTATTCGGTCGGCGCAAGAAGCGGATCCGCCGGTATATCGCGCGGAGCGGTGGCCGCCGTCCGCGCTTGTCGATCTTCCGCTCCGGCCGGCACATCTACGCCCAGGTCATCGACGACCATAAGGGCGTTACGCTGGCGGCGGCATCGACGCTGGAAAAGGAATCGCGCGCGCGCCTCAAGAAAGGCGCCAACGTCGCCGCGGCGGGCGAGATCGGCAAGCTGATCGCCGAGCGCGCGCTGAAGGCCGGAATCAAGAACGTGGTGTTCGATCGCGGCGGCTACCGCTACCACGGCCGAATCAAGGCGCTGGCCGACGCGGCCCGCGCCGGCGGCTTGTCGTTCTAG
- a CDS encoding 30S ribosomal protein S5, with translation MADIQAMAETEEASESTERPRGRGRAGGRGRGRGRGEGREGRESRESREGQSREESDLVDRLVSINRVAKVVKGGRRFAFAALVVVGDGKGRVGYGTGKAREVPEAIRKATDQAKRAMIRVPLRDRRTLHHDLVGHYGAGRVVLRAADPGTGIIAGGPMRAVFETMGVHDVVAKSVGTANPHNMVKATFAALKGMMSPRVVASRRGKKVGDLVGRRGEAGPGDKD, from the coding sequence ATGGCGGATATCCAGGCAATGGCGGAGACGGAAGAGGCCAGCGAAAGCACGGAACGTCCGCGCGGGCGCGGGCGGGCCGGCGGCCGCGGCCGTGGGCGCGGGCGCGGCGAAGGGCGCGAGGGCCGCGAAAGCCGCGAGTCGCGCGAAGGCCAATCGCGCGAAGAATCCGATCTCGTCGACCGGCTGGTCAGCATCAACCGCGTCGCCAAGGTGGTGAAGGGCGGCCGCCGCTTCGCCTTCGCCGCGCTGGTGGTGGTCGGCGACGGCAAGGGCCGTGTCGGCTACGGCACCGGCAAGGCGCGCGAAGTGCCGGAAGCGATCCGCAAGGCGACCGATCAGGCCAAGCGCGCCATGATCCGGGTGCCGCTGCGCGATCGGCGCACCCTGCATCACGATCTGGTCGGGCATTACGGCGCCGGACGCGTCGTGTTGCGCGCGGCCGATCCCGGCACCGGCATCATCGCCGGTGGCCCGATGCGCGCGGTGTTCGAAACCATGGGCGTTCACGACGTGGTCGCCAAGTCGGTCGGCACCGCCAATCCGCACAACATGGTCAAGGCGACCTTCGCCGCCCTCAAGGGTATGATGTCGCCGCGCGTGGTCGCCTCCCGGCGCGGCAAGAAGGTCGGCGATTTGGTCGGCCGGCGCGGTGAAGCCGGCCCCGGCGACAAAGACTGA